In the Pseudomonadota bacterium genome, AAAGCTCCTGCGCGTGCGCACCCAAGGGGGTTGTGGCGCCCGCGCTGCGAGCCGCTTGCTGGCTGAGACCAAGGTCCTTGAGCATCAGATTTGTGGCAAAGCCAGGCCGGTAGTCATTATCTGCGGGGGTGTTTGGCCCGATGCCTGGCACCGGACAATAGGTGGTCATGGACCAGCTTTGGCCAGATGAAGCGGAGACAACATCAAACAGGGCTTTTCGGTCGAGGCCGAGGGCGTCGGCGAGAGTAAAGGCCTCGCAGGTCGCGATCATCGAAATCCCAAGGATCATATTGTTGCAGATCTTGGCCGCCTGTCCCGAGCCGCTTCCGCCACAGTGAAACACGCGCGAGCCCATCGCCTCGAGCAGCGGCGTGGCCTTGCATACAGTGCTGTCCTCGCCTCCCACCATGAACGTCAGTGTGCCGGCAACAGCCCCTGCGGTGCCGCCCGATACCGGCGCATCAAGCGGGTGATGACCCGCGGCAGTCAGCAACTGGGCGGTACGTCGAGTGGTGGCCACATCGACTGTGGAGCAATCAATGACGATCGTGTCGTTTGCCAAATGAGCAAGCGCTTCGCTGATCACTGCGCTTAGCGTTTGGCCGTCGGGCAACATGGTCAGGACAAAGGAGCAGTCTTGTAGAGCCTGTTTGATGGATTGACTGTCCTTGACG is a window encoding:
- the mmsB gene encoding 3-hydroxyisobutyrate dehydrogenase translates to MRVGFIGLGKMGAPMAQNLAAAGYDVRGFDAATAAPASVKDSQSIKQALQDCSFVLTMLPDGQTLSAVISEALAHLANDTIVIDCSTVDVATTRRTAQLLTAAGHHPLDAPVSGGTAGAVAGTLTFMVGGEDSTVCKATPLLEAMGSRVFHCGGSGSGQAAKICNNMILGISMIATCEAFTLADALGLDRKALFDVVSASSGQSWSMTTYCPVPGIGPNTPADNDYRPGFATNLMLKDLGLSQQAARSAGATTPLGAHAQELYAQFSETTETDMDFSAILMMLAKGAKPTGGR